From the genome of Capsicum annuum cultivar UCD-10X-F1 chromosome 4, UCD10Xv1.1, whole genome shotgun sequence:
tcgggatgtattggattctaagttgcttgaacttgagaagattcatacggatgATAATGGTTCTGACATGATGACTAAAGTTTTGCCAAGAAAGAAGTTTGAATATTGTTGCATGATCGCCGGGATGGaggtctcctccacatagttgggagggggagaattgttggattattgggtctttttcccttcctatgtggataaatgaagcccaatttggaccaacccacttttgcctATAGgaccattactatggggcatatatattgatctttttaggtcttattcaccatcacaaaaagagagttttcagcagccaaagagagaaaaacaaagctgatttttgcacttaaatttcagccacagttgtcaacttcaaattccgattcccgcttcgtttcttgtccgattgggATGATTTTTGGACTACTtattcctctcatctcaatatttgattaggaactgactGAGATTGATTTAGTGGCCTGTAtctcctgttcttcattcccgaacAGTAGTTGCGTTTttggtgctttcactcctttatttctctagtatttggtgttgtggattatgtattgtttcttgttgtttggcacttgtttggtggccattttggaggacaatattgtaactctttggtgattatagtggaggttttggtcccgtgattttttactcttcacattgaagggttttccacgtaaatcttgtgtctcgagtgattgtctttattcttgtcttgtttcatttgATTGAGTTGTTTgttgtatattactctattttgctAGGATttatttgtctcctcttggttcaagttgaaagggaaaATTTAGTCTTGGATATTTTtcgctgctaccctgtcgggctctttAATTGTGTGCTCGTCTTTCCTAATATTTTATTGAGTCAATCCTAGCTCTACCTTCGCCTAAAATCTAAGTGGATGCAATTGTACAACGTAAAGAGGAATATTATTTAAGTGGAGATTGAGGTAGCAGACGATGCAATTATGATGAGAAATAAAGATGTATAAAAAAAACTAActatttttcatttattgcatcgTGGATGAGGAGATGGTCCACAAGTTGCTAAGACAACCACTTCCATCCAAGGAAACTTTGTAAATTTTGGATAACCTCAGAGAAAGTCATCACTAAAACGGTGAAGTTATCTTCATGTAATTTATAAGATATGGGGTTTAAATCGTGAAATTAGCTATTGGTACTTCATATAGTATTAGGATAGACTACTTCAACATCGACAACAAGAGTATACCTAGTTCCCACCAAGTGGAGTTTGGGAGGGTAAGTGTGCACAATCCATAATTATCTCATATGTGAGATAAAAAGCTTATTTTTGATAGACTACTTATGtttcattttcttgaaaaatgatcctttaattttttactttgagtgaatatgaaatatttcatgtaCTGAACTGTCTTTTATTTTTCCACGAcgaagagaagaaagaatagattaaataagaatttgaaagaaatataaagtaagaaggAAGGATTTGTGTGGCTCCATCGATTGGTTATCTGAACTTTCACTTTGTTGGTGACCAACATTCGATTTCTCATCTTTATAATCCCCTCTCCCACTTCGCCTTCCCCAACCTTCGATCTAATTTTAAAAAACGGTTCTTTATGTGAAGCCTAGGAAACGATGATGATAAGAAGGATGAGATGTGGAAGACTTgtaaattctaaaatattattttcttatagaacaagacctttttttttcaattgatacCGTATACTTTTCTTAGTTAAGGGTGATCTAACATACTAAATTACTaactatacttttctttgagagttgagaaaaaaaaaatcgtTTGTTATAGAATGCTTGTTAAAATTTATATAGGGATTCTTCAGTAATAATTATACTCTTCTTATGGTTTCGCATGTGCATTAATTATATAGTAAATTTTATCTTCCTAGCTTAGGAATACTCTTATTGtagaaaatgacattttttacaTTTAGTTTCTCACAAATCATAACTGGTGATGTAATTTTCAATTTGAATAAAACaatgaattattatttattctcttttttaaCATTGTTTGTTACCTTATGGTAATTAGAGTACAAATTCTAGTTAAGTACTAGCAAATAACCTaatctttgagaaaaaatttCCAAGGAGCACCGTACCCTCAAATTGGATTTGGAAGTCAAGCTTGTAATGCTTGCTTATAGGACTTAAAACATAAAGATCTTGCCTAAATTTGTCAATAGTGCTCAATTTTAAGACACTAATCAGAGGAGATGTTTCTCCTAGTGATTCAACTTACTAGATCTCCATGACCAAATAAAATGACTGTAATTGACTTGATAGTATAAACATTTTGTACTCTCGGTGCATAAAACTTAAATCCATATCTTAATAAAGTAAAAAGGCAGAATTGTCACCAAATGCTGCTCTTGAGACCCTCCAATGACAATCCAAACTATGCTAATTCATCCTTCTGGTGCATAACAGAGAGAAGGGCTAATAACAAAAGAGTAAAAAGGCAGAATTGTCACCAAATGCTGCTCTTGAGACCCTCCAATGACAATCCAAACTATGCTAATTCATCCTTCTGGTGCATAACAGAGAGAAGGGCTAATAACAAAAGAGTAACGGAGCTACAAGAAACAACGTAACAGCTAGTAAGAAAACAACATATAGATAATAAAAGAAcagaaactacaataaaataatatgataacgAAGTACAACGAATTAGCTGATAGTAATAGTAATCGAAGGATAAGAAACTACATGAGCAATATTATGgctactactatatataaacgaGCATCAAGACAAATCTTTTATCCTTATGCGTATCCTCCACAccctcctatctaaggtcatgtcctagGTAAGTTGAAACTGCTCATATCCTGCTAATCACCTCTCTCAATACTTCTTTGATCTACCTCTACCTCTTTTGAAATCGTTCGTAGTCAACCTCTGCAAAGGAACATCCATGCATTCCATCCTTAAATGTCCAAATCATCTCAGACTTGCTTTCGACATGTatacaaaattaggtgtctaaaTATGGGAAGATTTGACATGTATAGTTCACTTATTCAGTGACTGTATGAGACATTAGCTTTTTGAATAGGACTCTTTATTTAGCAAAAAGGGTAAAGTGAACCTTGACCCCACTTAAGTGATCAACAATAGCGTACCAATAGTTTATTTGACCAAGCTTTTAAAacgtcaaaaatatttttctaaacgCACTTGTGACAAAAACATTTTTCACAATAAGCAAGAGTTGAAAGCTTGACCAATAACAGGCTAGTAGTATAGTTCCCCAGTGTGTGGTTTGTCTATAAATTGAAGAGTCCTTTAACACATTGACAGGACAAGAAACCAAATTGAAGAGAAAATGAAGCATTTAGTAATTGGTTGTGCCATGTCAATGGAAAAGCAAAAACACTACATTGCTATGCTCATCACACAAGCTATTTTTGCAGGCATGGCTTTGTTTTCTAAAGCTGCAATATCTCAAGGGATGAACCCTTATATTTTTGTTACTTATCGTCAAGCATTTGCTGTCGTCGCCTTAGCCCCCCTCGCTGCTTTCTTCGAGAGGTTAACTAATAAATTCacgtttttttagtagtgttagTACTATCTTACTCAATTATAACTATTGTATGTATATGCAATTTTTTAACTAATTCAACaaatttctctttttgttttaacTAAGTAGAAAGACTGCTGTTGCTTTAACCTACAACATCCTGTTGAAAATCTTAATGATGTCATTACTTAGGTAAGTTCACTGTTAATTATTCAAGTTGTTGAGTAATAGtccctccatttcataataaatgaattgttagaTTTTGacacatattaaggaaaaaatattaaagatataaatttaacacaactttctatttttatcctaaaaaaagaaaagttaaccttgtaatactttttcaaaagttaattggttgtcaaatcataaggacaaatttgaaaaaaaaatttaatgattcacttattttgaaacagcAATAAATACCCGAACAATTTACTTatttcgaaacggagggagtataatatTGTATGTCAATCTTTTACCTCACGTGATTAATTTTGTGATATTCTTTTTCAGCACTGTAAGTTTGAATCTCTACTACTATTCCATACATTACACTACAGCAACATTTGCTGCAGCCACAACTAACTTAATTCCAGCCATAACATTTTTTATGGCAGTACTTTTAAGGTACATTTCAAAACTACGGAAGCAGAGAGCCCttctattataaattttctgtcccaatttatgtggcacattTTTGTATATGAGATTCAAAAAAGTCTTTTTTGACCATAATTTGTTCGTGTatctattaaatattttgaattgtcacTTTTTGTGGCTTATACTTTTTATGTAGtttcaaaatttataaattttattttaaaaaatttaaaaatttcatgaCTAAATTCATTGTCACTGTTTGACTCTTGAAATGTGAACGAGATCACATTAATTGGGACTACGGAAGCAGGGCGGCCCTACCTTGTAAAAAAATAAGTGGCTGCCTTAGGCCCCTAAATTTGAGGAGCCTCATTTCTTACAATAATAtgcatagatttttaaaaaaaaattgaatattatttataaaaaaatatttttttatataaaaagaaagaattattagaagaagttcatatatctaaagtatgtctcaagaaagattaaaaacattgattatattattacttaaaaagaaataattagaaaaaatagattatataattttgaaaatagagttcattaaaagaaagttatttttccttaaaatttcaAGGCCTTCGTTTGAGTTTTTCCTTAAGCCACGAATATGCTTGAGAGCCGCCTCTATGCGGAAGTATAAGGAAAACCATATATAATACTACCTAAtgttctgttttttttttaacttttgaatcAAATATACAGAGTGGAAGCTCTTTCAATAAAGAAGTCATATGGAATGGCAAAATTCTTGGGTTCTTCAATTGGTGTAATAGGAGCTTTGGTGTTTGCCTTGGTTAAAGGACCACATTTGAACTTCATGAATTTGTCCAAAGAGAACACAAGGGGAAATCATAGCTCAAATTATGGTTGGAAGGAAGAGTGGTTAAAAGGTTCACTAGTCATGATTTTAGCTAACATAACATGGTCTCTGTGGCTCATTTTACAGGTACTTAAATCTTCAGCCATACCCCTAAATCTAAAttgaatcttttttaaaaaaggcaGTTCAACACAAAGTATTTGGCGTTCACGCATCGTCTGAGAAAGGTCGCACCAAAGGGGTGTGATGTAGGCAGCTTACGCTAAGCATTAGTGACTGCTTCAGCGACTCAAACCTATATAGGTTGAACGGAGACAATTCTATCGTTGCTCCCTTCAAATTGAACAAAAAGAATTACAATTTCTTCTGATTGTTGTTTGTTTAGGTCCGTATTGTAAAACAATATCCAGCAAAGCTACGTCTTGCCACACTATATTGCTTGTTTAGCTGGATACAATCTTCAGTTTGGTCCATGGCAATGGAAAGGAACATATCAGCATGGAAGCTCAAATGGGACATCAATCTTTTTTCAGTGGTCTACTGTGTATGTATTCTACTTATtggaaatatatattttagtcttatCATAAATTGATTTTTAACCTATTGTTTTATATGCGAGTAAAATATAGAGAgctttttaatattaatattatatatctgATTTATTTTTCACTTTGATTTTAATTTAGTATAATAATTAATGACATGAGTTGAGcttaaattgaaaaatatgattAGTGATGATTCATAAACCCAATCTTAAACTTGTTTGAGAGAGTTGAGcttaaattgaaaaatatgattAGTGATGATTCATAAACCCAATCTTAAACTTGTTTGAGATTTTGGGGTAGTCGTAGTTGCATTATTGAGCCTCCTTTATGAGTTTACTTCTATATACACTGACACAGTATAAATGAATTTTCACACcattaaattatttaaacaatAATTGCAGGTGATCATTGATAAAATTACAGTAAAATTCTTTACTTTAACAGTATATATAAAAGTTAAATCTTTTTCTTCACTTGACAGTAAAATCTCTAATAATCAGAGAAGAATCtattttgaataatttctaaGAAGAGATTAAATCCATATGTCATATATTACCAAAAACATT
Proteins encoded in this window:
- the LOC107869605 gene encoding WAT1-related protein At1g43650, which codes for MKHLVIGCAMSMEKQKHYIAMLITQAIFAGMALFSKAAISQGMNPYIFVTYRQAFAVVALAPLAAFFERKTAVALTYNILLKILMMSLLSTVSLNLYYYSIHYTTATFAAATTNLIPAITFFMAVLLRVEALSIKKSYGMAKFLGSSIGVIGALVFALVKGPHLNFMNLSKENTRGNHSSNYGWKEEWLKGSLVMILANITWSLWLILQVRIVKQYPAKLRLATLYCLFSWIQSSVWSMAMERNISAWKLKWDINLFSVVYCGVIVTGLTYWIQLWSVEKKGPVFIAMFTPLSLIITAIISAFLWKETLYVGSLCGGILLVGGLYLVLWGKNREAEREANDQIVEIKGGTTVI